One window of the Bradyrhizobium sp. NP1 genome contains the following:
- the cyoD gene encoding cytochrome o ubiquinol oxidase subunit IV codes for MSEADLHHRADLAPGDEEEVRIGPRLLGYVIGFGLAVLLTATSFFIAGTDLVWQPSIPVALVVLAIAQMGVHLVFFLHITTGPDNTNNIMALAFGLLIVFLVIGGSLWIMANLNHNMMPMDQLMRMQG; via the coding sequence ATGAGCGAGGCTGATCTGCACCATCGTGCCGATCTTGCGCCGGGCGATGAGGAGGAAGTCCGCATCGGCCCGCGGCTGCTCGGCTACGTCATTGGCTTCGGGCTTGCGGTGCTTTTGACCGCGACCTCGTTCTTCATTGCCGGCACCGACCTGGTCTGGCAGCCGTCGATCCCGGTGGCGCTGGTCGTGCTCGCGATCGCCCAGATGGGCGTGCACCTGGTGTTCTTCCTCCACATCACGACCGGGCCGGACAACACCAACAATATCATGGCGCTCGCCTTTGGCCTGCTGATCGTCTTTCTGGTGATCGGCGGCTCGCTCTGGATCATGGCGAACCTCAATCACAACATGATGCCGATGGATCAGCTCATGCGGATGCAGGGCTAG
- a CDS encoding OpgC domain-containing protein, which produces MRLPAADDLAARDHDPRLDFVRGIAIWFLFLDHIPQNVVSLLTLRNFGFSGATDLFVFATGYAAALLYGKMLLERGFIVMATRVFKRVWHLYAAYVVLFVIYVDTISHVAAQYAAPELINEFNISGIIDHPLRILIHGLLLQAKPLNLDVLQLFIALMAFFPLALWGLFRWPNLTLLASIALYLVARLFDWTLASFPDGSWYFNPFCWQLPLVLGAWCALGGAQRLRGLRSTPFVRTAALAFLVFALIVTAAGKATIFAKFAPDWLLEVFLPVDRENIAPYRVLHLVALVLLFADAVPRDWAGFRTRALQPILISGQEWLAAFCAGVFLSFAGHLLLITGPNSLAMQVFVSAAGISIMACVAYYVSWSKRQDYKSVLGARS; this is translated from the coding sequence ATGCGCCTGCCCGCTGCCGATGATCTCGCTGCCCGCGATCATGACCCCCGCCTCGACTTCGTACGCGGCATCGCGATCTGGTTCCTGTTTCTGGACCATATCCCGCAAAACGTCGTCAGCCTGCTGACGCTGCGCAACTTCGGCTTCAGCGGCGCGACCGATCTGTTCGTGTTCGCGACCGGCTATGCCGCGGCGCTGCTGTACGGAAAAATGCTGCTGGAGCGCGGCTTCATTGTCATGGCTACCCGTGTGTTCAAGCGGGTCTGGCATCTCTACGCCGCCTATGTCGTGCTGTTCGTCATCTATGTCGACACCATCAGCCACGTGGCCGCGCAATATGCGGCGCCCGAGCTGATCAACGAATTCAACATCAGCGGCATCATCGACCACCCGCTGCGCATCCTGATTCACGGCCTCCTGCTGCAGGCAAAGCCGCTCAATCTCGACGTGCTGCAGCTCTTCATCGCGCTGATGGCGTTTTTTCCGCTGGCGCTGTGGGGCCTGTTCCGCTGGCCTAACCTGACGCTGCTTGCATCGATCGCGCTCTATCTCGTGGCGCGCCTGTTCGACTGGACGCTGGCGTCGTTTCCCGACGGGAGCTGGTACTTCAATCCGTTCTGCTGGCAGCTGCCGCTCGTGCTCGGTGCCTGGTGCGCGCTCGGCGGGGCGCAACGCCTGCGTGGGCTGCGCAGCACGCCGTTCGTGCGCACCGCGGCGCTGGCCTTCCTCGTCTTCGCACTCATCGTCACCGCGGCGGGAAAAGCCACCATATTCGCGAAGTTCGCCCCGGACTGGCTGCTGGAAGTGTTCCTGCCCGTCGACAGGGAGAACATCGCGCCCTACCGCGTGCTGCATCTGGTGGCGCTGGTGCTGCTGTTTGCCGACGCCGTGCCGCGCGACTGGGCCGGCTTCCGCACCCGCGCGCTGCAGCCGATCCTGATCTCGGGACAGGAATGGCTCGCCGCCTTCTGCGCCGGCGTCTTCCTTTCCTTCGCCGGCCACCTGCTCCTGATCACCGGACCGAATTCGCTTGCCATGCAGGTGTTCGTCAGCGCCGCCGGGATTTCGATCATGGCCTGCGTCGCCTACTACGTCTCCTGGTCGAAGCGGCAGGACTACAAGTCCGTGCTCGGTGCACGGTCGTGA
- a CDS encoding GntR family transcriptional regulator has protein sequence MADKPRKQRPSRYRDIAGKLQKEVRLGRYGVGDLLPTETELMAQHAASRQTVREALRILIDQGLIVRRAGLGSVVIAAEPPVLFTHSVTSLNEWLRYSNETYREVVATREITADRKLAGLLKCEPGKHWFLIEAVRRADQFAAPLGWVEIYVLRKFAGVVKRSDHGRAPVHEQIARMFGQTTEYAQMEIFARGMPAGIARALKVKPGSPALTVVRRYYGLKEELFEVTVTTHPEGRYTYSMDMQRSLRPRA, from the coding sequence ATGGCTGACAAACCGCGCAAGCAGAGGCCCTCGCGCTACCGCGACATCGCAGGCAAGCTGCAGAAGGAGGTCCGGCTCGGCCGTTACGGGGTCGGCGACCTGCTGCCGACCGAGACCGAGCTGATGGCGCAGCACGCAGCGAGCCGGCAAACCGTGCGCGAGGCGCTCCGCATCCTGATCGACCAGGGCCTGATCGTGCGGCGCGCCGGCCTCGGCTCGGTGGTGATCGCCGCGGAGCCGCCCGTCCTGTTCACCCACAGCGTCACCTCGCTCAACGAATGGCTGCGCTATTCGAACGAGACCTATCGCGAGGTCGTCGCTACCCGCGAGATCACTGCCGACCGCAAGCTCGCAGGCCTGCTGAAATGCGAGCCTGGCAAGCACTGGTTCCTGATCGAGGCTGTCCGCCGCGCCGACCAGTTTGCGGCGCCGCTTGGATGGGTCGAGATCTACGTGCTGCGCAAGTTCGCCGGCGTGGTGAAGCGCAGCGACCATGGCCGCGCGCCGGTGCACGAGCAGATCGCCAGGATGTTCGGCCAGACCACCGAATATGCCCAGATGGAGATTTTTGCGCGCGGCATGCCGGCGGGTATCGCGCGGGCGCTGAAGGTCAAGCCGGGATCGCCTGCGCTGACTGTGGTGCGCCGCTATTACGGCCTCAAGGAGGAGTTGTTCGAGGTCACCGTCACCACGCATCCCGAGGGACGCTACACCTATTCCATGGACATGCAGCGCTCGCTGCGGCCGCGCGCCTGA
- a CDS encoding Gfo/Idh/MocA family oxidoreductase, with the protein MINAAIIGLGRWGRSLIEAAGTGRIRITRAVETDLARARDFCAQHRLDLTDDFEAVLADDAIKAVLLATPHSLHLPQVIAAARAGKQVFCEKPLALRRDDAQAMFATCRKANVLLAVGHNRRFWPSMAALRAIVASGELGELLHVEGHNSNENSEKIMEGWRLSPEESPGGGLTGAGMHVLEGFVSMLGPVSRVYGRLSSHEAGPPPRDCAMLAIDFASGVTGTLATVRATPFFWRVHVFGTAGSAEVLDDSTMVMRRSGRPPETIRYTAIDTLAAELDAFADAIEGTRPFPVPEHEVLATLAAFEAALRSMQSGQPADCHG; encoded by the coding sequence ATGATCAACGCCGCGATCATCGGGCTCGGACGCTGGGGTCGCAGCCTCATCGAGGCCGCGGGTACAGGGCGCATCAGGATCACGCGCGCGGTGGAGACCGATCTGGCGCGCGCACGCGACTTTTGCGCGCAGCATCGCCTCGATCTCACCGACGATTTCGAGGCCGTGCTCGCCGATGACGCGATCAAGGCCGTGCTGCTGGCGACGCCGCACTCGCTGCACCTGCCGCAGGTGATCGCCGCGGCCCGCGCCGGCAAGCAGGTGTTCTGTGAAAAGCCGCTGGCGCTGCGCCGCGACGATGCGCAGGCGATGTTCGCGACCTGCCGCAAGGCAAACGTCCTGCTTGCCGTCGGCCACAACCGCCGGTTCTGGCCTTCGATGGCCGCGTTGCGCGCGATCGTCGCGAGCGGCGAGCTCGGCGAGCTGCTCCATGTCGAGGGTCACAACAGCAACGAGAATTCCGAGAAGATCATGGAAGGCTGGCGGCTGTCGCCGGAGGAATCGCCCGGCGGCGGATTGACCGGCGCCGGCATGCACGTGCTCGAAGGCTTCGTCAGCATGCTCGGCCCCGTCAGCCGGGTCTATGGCCGCCTCTCCTCACACGAGGCCGGCCCCCCGCCGCGCGATTGCGCCATGCTTGCGATCGATTTCGCCAGCGGCGTCACCGGCACGCTCGCCACCGTGCGCGCAACACCTTTCTTCTGGCGCGTCCATGTGTTCGGCACCGCAGGATCGGCCGAGGTGCTGGACGACAGCACCATGGTGATGCGCCGCTCCGGCCGCCCGCCCGAAACGATCCGCTACACGGCGATCGACACGCTGGCCGCCGAGCTCGATGCCTTTGCGGACGCGATCGAAGGCACACGCCCCTTCCCCGTGCCGGAACACGAGGTGCTGGCGACGCTGGCCGCCTTCGAGGCCGCGCTCCGGTCGATGCAGAGCGGCCAGCCCGCGGATTGTCATGGCTGA
- a CDS encoding NAD(P)-dependent oxidoreductase: MVAQQDERIGIVGLGLMGMALGARLIDAGVAPVGFDIDPARGASFAAAGGVLAASVADTVARSRIVLIAVFDAAQVQALLADLARPAMPTRPVLICTTTCVPQEIAAIAGHAALAGFPLVEMPLSGTSAEVRHGSALALITGPREAIAAAQDVLEIICPERIALPAIGDAARLKLAINLILQSNRAALAEGIAFAEAMGLNGEAFLAAVRRSAAYSRVMDIKAEKMLKGDFAPQSRIAQTLKDAELILKEADSHDLPLPMTSTQAALLRKAIALAGPDADSAAIIEAVRAGRRQSERPS, translated from the coding sequence GTGGTCGCGCAACAGGACGAGCGCATCGGCATCGTCGGGCTTGGCCTGATGGGCATGGCGCTGGGCGCGCGCCTGATCGATGCGGGGGTCGCGCCGGTCGGTTTCGACATCGACCCCGCGCGCGGCGCGTCATTTGCCGCCGCCGGCGGGGTGCTGGCTGCGTCGGTGGCAGACACCGTGGCGCGATCCCGGATCGTGCTGATTGCGGTGTTCGACGCCGCGCAGGTGCAGGCGCTGCTCGCCGATCTCGCAAGGCCGGCGATGCCGACGCGCCCGGTCCTGATCTGCACCACGACCTGCGTGCCCCAGGAAATCGCCGCCATTGCGGGGCATGCCGCTCTGGCCGGCTTTCCGCTGGTGGAGATGCCACTATCGGGCACCAGTGCAGAAGTACGCCATGGTTCGGCGCTCGCGCTGATCACAGGCCCGCGCGAGGCGATCGCTGCCGCCCAAGACGTTCTCGAAATCATCTGTCCTGAACGCATTGCGCTACCCGCGATCGGCGACGCCGCCCGCCTCAAGCTTGCGATCAACCTGATTTTGCAAAGCAACCGCGCGGCGCTCGCCGAAGGCATTGCCTTTGCGGAAGCCATGGGCCTCAATGGCGAGGCTTTCCTTGCCGCCGTGCGGCGGTCTGCCGCCTATTCGCGGGTGATGGATATCAAGGCCGAGAAGATGCTGAAAGGGGATTTTGCTCCGCAATCCCGTATCGCCCAGACGCTGAAGGACGCCGAATTGATCCTGAAGGAAGCTGACAGCCATGATCTGCCGCTGCCGATGACGTCGACGCAAGCAGCACTGCTGCGCAAGGCGATCGCGCTGGCCGGCCCCGATGCGGACAGCGCCGCGATCATCGAGGCCGTCCGCGCCGGCCGTCGGCAATCCGAAAGGCCGTCATGA